The proteins below are encoded in one region of Microbacterium pygmaeum:
- a CDS encoding diguanylate cyclase domain-containing protein, giving the protein MNLQTAVLATLATVMMIGLGFLRHPSRATRLWALAFLLAMLATFGQIAATVSEMELVRVACVGVILAGPPLIWSGVRAAFGKSSMAWIGLVLGASSAVLLVALAGSDGYILGFRLAFAASAVFAALTAAELIGSPQRGLGMLLPLTIISVIFPMLALANIVIALRAVVEGADDLTATQTVNVLGMPVYLVCAIVSLLYLASAAESDDGKRGARRLPRLTLADRLTRAQARNEATWSLLYINLDDVVDIRLAVGDAAFEQVIQRFTSDVRSAFPTEADIEFRSDTTALVLLTRPEATIRANVRSMLNAISSMDAEQPLSVQLAASVGWVTTATSGYDLDELVRVASAAAVDARLAGGDRWVRVGDATRAVR; this is encoded by the coding sequence TTGAACTTGCAGACCGCGGTGCTGGCGACACTGGCGACGGTGATGATGATCGGGCTGGGATTCCTGCGTCATCCTTCGCGTGCGACGCGCCTGTGGGCCCTGGCGTTCCTTCTCGCGATGCTCGCGACGTTCGGTCAGATCGCCGCCACCGTCTCGGAGATGGAGCTGGTCCGCGTGGCCTGCGTGGGGGTCATCCTCGCCGGGCCGCCGCTGATCTGGTCGGGCGTCCGGGCCGCGTTCGGCAAGTCCTCCATGGCCTGGATCGGGCTCGTGCTGGGGGCTTCCTCCGCGGTGCTGCTCGTGGCACTGGCCGGCAGCGACGGTTACATCCTCGGCTTCCGGCTCGCCTTCGCCGCCTCCGCAGTCTTCGCCGCGCTCACGGCGGCCGAACTGATCGGCTCTCCCCAGCGCGGGCTCGGCATGCTGTTGCCGCTGACGATCATCTCGGTGATCTTCCCGATGCTGGCACTTGCGAACATCGTGATCGCCCTCCGGGCCGTCGTCGAGGGCGCTGACGACCTCACAGCGACGCAGACGGTGAACGTGCTGGGGATGCCCGTCTACCTGGTGTGCGCGATCGTCTCGCTGCTCTACCTCGCCTCGGCTGCCGAGTCCGACGACGGGAAGCGGGGCGCACGCCGCCTCCCCCGGCTCACCCTCGCCGACCGCCTGACGCGCGCCCAGGCGCGCAACGAGGCGACCTGGTCGCTCCTGTACATCAACCTCGACGACGTCGTCGACATCCGTCTCGCCGTCGGCGACGCCGCGTTCGAGCAGGTGATCCAGCGATTCACCTCTGATGTGCGCTCGGCGTTCCCGACGGAGGCGGACATCGAGTTCCGTTCGGACACGACCGCACTCGTCCTGCTGACCCGGCCGGAAGCCACGATCCGGGCGAACGTCCGGTCGATGCTGAACGCCATCTCGTCGATGGACGCGGAGCAGCCGCTCAGCGTGCAGTTGGCCGCCAGCGTCGGGTGGGTCACGACGGCGACATCCGGCTACGACCTGGACGAGCTCGTCCGGGTGGCATCCGCCGCCGCGGTGGATGCGCGCCTCGCCGGTGGCGACCGTTGGGTGCGCGTCGGGGATGCGACTCGCGCCGTCCGCTGA
- a CDS encoding fructose 1,6-bisphosphatase encodes MTRSHLSLPLRRPSVRRATATLAAVALAGSLLAGCASSPAAGAATPTPTPTPTASIAFDSVFTYDGSQTLTSEVADQLEVRLELWADEPKRTLEWTPDNPKSFGFAVNVYDHRVDEKAVLEQKRRVYISAISITSQTSQTSGQVSQPFQFTADPRTLVPTDTLRSDQGLLLNSYQGGLLVPSTTIAQLPADTYGLTLQFAMTVTVEGAAAGGAFTQQTVYQTVPIAIAPAA; translated from the coding sequence ATGACCCGCTCACACCTGTCCCTGCCGCTGCGCCGGCCCTCCGTCCGCCGCGCCACCGCCACCCTCGCCGCTGTCGCGCTCGCCGGCTCCCTCCTCGCGGGCTGCGCATCTTCGCCCGCGGCAGGCGCGGCGACGCCGACCCCGACGCCGACTCCGACGGCGTCGATCGCCTTCGATTCGGTCTTCACCTACGACGGCTCGCAGACGCTGACCTCCGAGGTCGCCGACCAGCTCGAGGTGCGCCTCGAGCTCTGGGCGGACGAGCCCAAGCGGACCCTGGAGTGGACGCCCGACAACCCGAAGAGCTTCGGGTTCGCCGTCAACGTGTACGACCACCGGGTGGACGAGAAGGCCGTCCTCGAGCAGAAGCGGCGCGTGTACATCTCGGCGATCTCGATCACGTCGCAGACCTCGCAGACCTCTGGGCAGGTCTCGCAGCCGTTCCAGTTCACCGCGGACCCGCGGACGCTGGTGCCGACCGACACGCTGCGCTCCGATCAGGGCCTGCTCCTGAACAGCTACCAGGGCGGCCTGCTCGTGCCGTCGACGACGATCGCGCAACTGCCGGCCGACACATACGGCTTGACGCTGCAGTTCGCGATGACCGTCACCGTCGAGGGTGCTGCCGCCGGCGGTGCGTTCACGCAGCAGACCGTCTACCAGACGGTGCCGATCGCGATCGCCCCGGCCGCGTAG
- a CDS encoding sensor histidine kinase, with translation MSVASRTTALVPLNGVAATPRRPLSTRTRSIWLRQLTLAAVVVVIAVVIAVISPVAFAEPLMLVGIGTLMAVTAATLFIPWGSASPTLIAAVPFADVIGIGIMAFGGDLRMSYLWVFPIAWIAAHYTLVWMISALGLIAAIMVVDGIVHFGNSASVARFVIVLLCLTFIGITIFSTARQTGAFKRLLRRQARRLQYTLDRVSAQERRVTQTLNGLDLAVARVNADGELLSANDAFLALYARDREDPNDPGLAVEYAGFRGEALRDAQRTITRAARGDVLDDERVWLYDPNGQWHTLDITTRPLTAADGEEQSTLIVAQDVTELMRAQRRRDDLAAVISHELRNPLTAILGHVDLILDDNELTPRDQERLEVVERASERMNQMISSILTSPPEREEDPEPPREVVDVRPLLEASVESFLPAAAARGVRLDIDAPSPVVFEADAFRLRQVLDNLVSNAIKYTPREGSVVVGGRMVGEFAELTIVDTGMGMSEDDLDHVFDDYFRAESARESGIPGTGLGMGIVRDIVESHCGTIDLTSTLGEGTTVTARIPLDRAEAERVGAGERA, from the coding sequence ATGTCGGTGGCGTCCCGAACGACGGCACTCGTGCCGCTGAACGGCGTCGCCGCAACGCCGCGACGCCCCCTCAGCACGCGTACGCGATCGATCTGGCTGCGTCAGCTGACCCTCGCCGCCGTCGTCGTGGTGATCGCCGTCGTGATCGCCGTCATCAGCCCGGTCGCTTTTGCCGAGCCGCTGATGCTGGTCGGCATCGGCACGCTCATGGCGGTCACCGCCGCCACCCTGTTCATCCCCTGGGGCAGCGCCTCGCCGACGCTCATCGCTGCGGTGCCGTTCGCCGATGTCATCGGCATCGGCATCATGGCCTTCGGCGGCGACCTGCGGATGAGCTACCTCTGGGTGTTCCCGATCGCCTGGATCGCCGCCCACTACACGCTCGTCTGGATGATCTCGGCGCTCGGACTGATCGCTGCGATCATGGTCGTGGACGGCATCGTGCACTTCGGCAACAGCGCCAGCGTCGCCCGCTTCGTCATCGTGCTGCTGTGCCTCACGTTCATCGGGATCACGATCTTCAGCACCGCTCGCCAGACCGGGGCGTTCAAGCGACTGCTGCGTCGCCAGGCCCGGCGGCTGCAGTACACGCTCGATCGCGTGTCTGCGCAGGAGCGCCGCGTCACGCAGACCCTCAACGGTCTCGACCTGGCGGTTGCCCGTGTGAACGCCGATGGCGAGCTGCTCTCGGCCAACGACGCCTTCCTGGCGCTGTACGCCAGGGACCGCGAGGATCCGAACGACCCTGGCCTCGCCGTCGAATACGCCGGCTTCCGTGGCGAGGCCCTCCGTGATGCGCAGCGTACGATCACCCGCGCCGCACGCGGCGACGTCCTCGACGACGAGCGCGTGTGGCTGTACGACCCGAACGGGCAATGGCACACCCTCGACATCACCACCCGGCCGCTCACCGCCGCCGACGGCGAAGAGCAGAGCACACTGATCGTCGCGCAGGATGTCACCGAGCTCATGCGCGCGCAGCGCCGCCGCGACGACCTGGCGGCCGTGATCTCGCACGAGCTGCGCAACCCGCTGACCGCCATCCTCGGACACGTCGACCTGATTCTCGACGACAACGAGCTCACGCCTCGAGACCAGGAGCGACTCGAGGTCGTCGAGCGCGCGAGCGAGCGAATGAACCAGATGATCTCGTCGATCCTGACCTCGCCCCCCGAGCGTGAAGAAGACCCCGAGCCGCCGCGCGAAGTGGTCGACGTGCGACCGCTGCTGGAGGCATCCGTCGAATCCTTTCTTCCCGCCGCAGCGGCACGCGGGGTGCGTCTGGACATCGACGCCCCGTCGCCGGTCGTCTTCGAAGCGGACGCGTTCCGCCTGCGTCAGGTGCTGGACAACCTGGTCAGCAACGCGATCAAGTACACGCCCCGTGAGGGAAGCGTCGTCGTCGGCGGTCGCATGGTCGGGGAGTTCGCCGAGCTCACCATCGTCGACACCGGCATGGGGATGTCCGAGGACGACCTCGACCACGTCTTCGACGACTACTTCCGCGCCGAGTCGGCTCGCGAGAGCGGCATCCCGGGCACCGGCCTCGGCATGGGGATCGTGCGCGATATCGTCGAGTCGCACTGCGGGACGATCGATCTGACCAGCACGCTGGGCGAGGGGACGACGGTGACCGCGAGGATCCCCCTCGACCGCGCCGAGGCAGAGCGGGTCGGAGCTGGGGAGCGAGCATGA
- the lepB gene encoding signal peptidase I yields the protein MSSVVAPTPKPTRQQWWRRVIGNPWFHLIAAFVVAGLVLSFVAKPYWVPSGSMENTLQPGDRILVNRLAFVGSSPATGDVIVFDADAKWDATPPPETDLFGSVVGWIGQLTGFGPSGPHTLIKRVIGGPGQRVECCTDTGAVTVDGTPLTEPYVWNDFEFTPDILDCDSAIRSPRCFDEVTVPADSYLMLGDNRANSADSAVRCRTDDAAEDCWRWATGEGVVGKAVVILWPIGRWSGL from the coding sequence CCCAAGCCGACCCGACAGCAGTGGTGGCGACGGGTGATCGGCAATCCCTGGTTCCACCTCATTGCGGCGTTCGTCGTGGCGGGCCTCGTCCTCTCGTTCGTGGCCAAGCCCTACTGGGTGCCCTCCGGGTCGATGGAGAACACCCTCCAGCCGGGCGACCGCATCCTGGTGAACCGCCTCGCCTTCGTCGGCTCCTCGCCCGCGACCGGTGACGTCATCGTGTTCGACGCCGATGCCAAGTGGGACGCGACCCCGCCGCCGGAGACCGACCTGTTCGGCTCGGTCGTCGGCTGGATCGGTCAGCTCACCGGCTTCGGGCCCTCCGGCCCGCACACCCTCATCAAGCGGGTGATCGGCGGGCCGGGTCAGCGCGTCGAGTGCTGCACCGACACCGGGGCGGTCACCGTCGACGGCACGCCGCTGACCGAGCCGTACGTGTGGAACGACTTCGAGTTCACGCCAGACATCCTGGACTGCGATTCGGCGATCCGCTCACCGCGCTGCTTCGACGAGGTCACGGTGCCTGCCGATTCCTACCTGATGCTCGGCGACAACCGGGCGAATTCGGCCGACTCCGCCGTGCGCTGCCGGACGGATGACGCCGCGGAGGACTGCTGGCGGTGGGCGACCGGCGAGGGAGTCGTCGGCAAGGCCGTCGTCATCCTCTGGCCGATCGGGCGGTGGAGCGGGCTCTGA